One stretch of Siphonobacter curvatus DNA includes these proteins:
- a CDS encoding DUF2461 domain-containing protein, translating to MPQIPASTLKFLKELAQNNTREWFQIHKKEWEGVKSNFEETVQDLIYRIGQFENLAGIRVQDCNYRIARDVRFSPDKSPYKTWLAASFGEGGRKSSKMDYYLHIAPGKSFLGGGMWESTPSQLAKFRQEIDYNPQEIKGIIEAPAFKTHFGEPEGTSLKTAPKGYPKDHPEIELLRRTQLFFSHSFTDQEVLSPNFTQKVEESCLILKPYLDFLNLIFEESTDE from the coding sequence ATGCCCCAAATTCCGGCTTCGACCCTGAAATTTTTAAAAGAGTTAGCTCAAAACAATACGCGTGAGTGGTTCCAAATCCACAAAAAAGAGTGGGAGGGAGTTAAATCAAATTTTGAAGAAACGGTTCAGGATCTGATTTATCGCATTGGACAGTTCGAAAATCTGGCGGGCATCCGCGTCCAGGACTGTAATTATCGCATTGCTCGGGATGTCCGCTTTTCACCCGACAAATCACCCTATAAAACCTGGCTGGCGGCCAGCTTTGGTGAAGGTGGACGTAAATCGTCCAAGATGGATTATTACCTGCATATAGCCCCCGGCAAATCGTTTTTGGGTGGAGGCATGTGGGAATCAACGCCTTCGCAGTTAGCCAAATTCCGTCAGGAAATTGATTACAATCCCCAGGAAATCAAAGGCATTATTGAAGCTCCCGCTTTTAAAACTCATTTTGGCGAACCTGAAGGAACCTCTCTGAAAACCGCTCCGAAAGGCTATCCAAAAGATCACCCTGAAATTGAGCTACTTCGTCGGACGCAGTTATTTTTTTCGCATTCCTTTACCGATCAGGAAGTGCTATCTCCTAATTTTACCCAGAAGGTGGAAGAAAGTTGTTTGATCTTAAAGCCGTATCTGGACTTTCTCAACCTTATTTTTGAAGAAAGCACCGACGAATAA
- the trxA gene encoding thioredoxin, whose protein sequence is MAHKTIEATDSNFEQLINSDKPVLVDFWAEWCGPCKMIGPVVEELAGEYEGKAVVAKMDVDANSTTPSKFGIRSIPTLMIFKNGELVDKVVGAVPKPVLAQKLAAQL, encoded by the coding sequence ATGGCACACAAGACAATTGAGGCGACCGACTCTAATTTTGAGCAACTTATCAACTCTGATAAACCCGTTTTAGTAGATTTCTGGGCTGAATGGTGCGGACCTTGCAAAATGATCGGACCCGTAGTAGAAGAATTAGCTGGCGAGTACGAAGGCAAAGCCGTAGTAGCGAAAATGGACGTAGATGCTAACAGCACGACGCCCTCTAAATTCGGAATCCGTAGCATCCCTACGCTGATGATTTTCAAAAACGGAGAACTCGTTGATAAAGTAGTTGGAGCAGTACCCAAACCCGTACTGGCTCAGAAACTGGCTGCTCAATTATAA
- the trpS gene encoding tryptophan--tRNA ligase, which produces MARILTGIQSSGLPHLGNILGAILPSIELSQEPANESFFFIADLHSLTSLKDGEARRQYTYAIAAAWLACGFDTEKNVFFRQSRIPEHTELAWYLECFTPYPMLANAHSFKDKSENLSDVNSGLFVYPVLQAADIVLYDAELVPVGKDQRQHLEMSRDIASSFNHRYGDILVLPEARISEKVMTIPGTDGRKMSKSYNNYINIFLPEKELRKSVMSIVTDSTPLEEPKKTEGDTTFTLYSLLATPEETEQMRQNYAGGNYGYGHAKQALYELILKRFATERERFSYYMQNPEELEKALSMGEEKAKVIAQQTIKRVREVLGF; this is translated from the coding sequence ATGGCTCGCATCCTTACGGGTATCCAAAGTTCCGGACTTCCTCACCTGGGAAATATTCTGGGTGCTATTCTCCCTTCGATTGAACTCTCGCAGGAACCGGCCAATGAATCTTTCTTTTTCATTGCCGATTTACACTCGCTGACTTCACTAAAAGACGGTGAAGCCCGTCGCCAATATACGTACGCCATCGCTGCCGCCTGGCTGGCCTGTGGCTTTGATACAGAAAAAAATGTCTTTTTCCGGCAATCACGAATCCCGGAACATACGGAACTAGCCTGGTATCTGGAGTGCTTCACGCCCTACCCGATGCTGGCCAATGCCCACTCATTTAAAGACAAATCGGAAAATCTCTCCGACGTAAACTCTGGGCTGTTCGTTTATCCGGTCTTGCAGGCCGCCGACATCGTCCTGTACGATGCCGAGCTGGTACCCGTGGGTAAAGACCAGCGACAACACCTGGAAATGTCGCGGGATATTGCCTCTTCGTTTAACCATCGCTACGGGGATATTCTAGTTTTACCCGAAGCCCGGATCAGCGAAAAAGTCATGACGATTCCGGGTACGGACGGTCGGAAGATGTCGAAGTCGTACAACAACTACATCAATATTTTCCTGCCCGAAAAAGAGCTTCGCAAGTCCGTCATGAGTATCGTAACAGATTCGACGCCGCTGGAAGAACCCAAGAAAACGGAAGGCGATACAACATTCACGTTGTATTCACTCTTGGCGACGCCCGAAGAAACCGAACAGATGCGGCAAAACTACGCCGGCGGCAATTACGGCTACGGTCACGCCAAACAGGCCTTGTACGAACTGATTCTGAAACGCTTTGCTACCGAGCGGGAGCGTTTCTCCTATTACATGCAAAATCCCGAAGAGCTGGAAAAAGCTCTAAGCATGGGAGAAGAAAAAGCCAAGGTTATTGCCCAGCAAACCATCAAGCGGGTTCGGGAAGTACTGGGTTTTTAA
- a CDS encoding phosphatase PAP2 family protein: MLNQLDTELFLALNGAHATWLDHAMYWISDQEFWYPFYGLILAWLFWRFKKKAIGVVLACVATIALGDQFTSSVLKPWVARLRPCHEPSIERMVHVVWECGGQYGFASSHAANTFGFVMVLTILFGKEHPWIKWLFVWAALVSYSRIYVGAHYPLDVLTGAAVGILFAFLVTLIYKKLSVQR; the protein is encoded by the coding sequence ATGCTTAACCAACTCGATACGGAATTATTTCTGGCCCTTAACGGAGCCCATGCCACCTGGCTCGATCACGCCATGTACTGGATTTCCGATCAGGAGTTCTGGTACCCCTTCTACGGGTTGATTTTAGCCTGGCTTTTCTGGCGTTTCAAAAAGAAAGCCATCGGCGTAGTACTCGCCTGCGTAGCGACCATTGCCTTAGGGGATCAGTTTACCAGCAGCGTACTCAAGCCCTGGGTGGCCCGGCTGCGGCCCTGTCACGAACCCTCCATCGAGCGAATGGTTCACGTCGTGTGGGAATGCGGTGGCCAGTACGGCTTTGCCTCCAGTCACGCCGCCAATACGTTTGGTTTTGTAATGGTCCTGACTATCCTGTTTGGCAAAGAACATCCCTGGATTAAATGGCTGTTTGTTTGGGCAGCTCTCGTCTCGTACAGCCGCATTTATGTGGGGGCCCACTACCCGCTCGACGTACTGACCGGAGCCGCCGTAGGCATACTTTTTGCTTTTCTGGTTACGTTGATTTACAAAAAACTCTCCGTTCAACGATGA
- a CDS encoding DUF2147 domain-containing protein, which yields MKMLLTGLLYFSVLLSAWAADIEGVWFNEEKTSKIQIYKQGDQYFGKIIWIKEVQANQPKKDVNNPDEKLRNRTLMGLVILSNFKSDGEKVWSGGKIYDPRNGKTYSCRITKVSDRELAVRGYIGTPMLGRTTTFTKAE from the coding sequence ATGAAAATGCTACTAACAGGCCTTTTGTACTTTTCCGTTTTGCTCTCGGCATGGGCCGCCGATATTGAAGGGGTCTGGTTCAATGAAGAAAAAACCTCAAAAATTCAGATTTACAAGCAGGGTGACCAGTACTTTGGAAAGATCATCTGGATTAAGGAAGTACAGGCTAATCAACCCAAAAAGGATGTCAATAATCCCGACGAGAAACTACGAAATCGAACATTGATGGGCCTGGTTATTCTCTCTAATTTCAAATCTGATGGCGAAAAAGTCTGGTCGGGTGGAAAAATTTATGATCCCCGAAACGGAAAGACCTATTCCTGCAGAATCACTAAAGTTTCGGATCGCGAATTAGCCGTTCGCGGTTACATTGGTACACCCATGTTAGGCCGTACCACAACCTTCACAAAAGCCGAATAA
- a CDS encoding ribose-phosphate pyrophosphokinase — MASNPVKIFSGSSSQYLAQKIARFYGKDLGTVTVQRFADGEMSPSFDESIRGCDVFLIQSTFTPAENLMELLLMIDAARRASAHYVTVVIPYFGYSRQDRKDKPRVSIGSKLVANLLTAAGADRLITMDLHAGQIQGFFDFPVDHLEGASIFVPYIRSKNLDNLVFASPDVGGVARTRKFASFFPGSNLVIVDKFRKKANEIASMQLIGDVTDANVILVDDLIDTGGTICKAAQLLLDKGAKSVRAICSHPVMSGKAHDNIYNSVLEELIVSDTIPQKQDNPKVTVLSVAELFAKAIGRIRDHESISSLFIHY; from the coding sequence ATGGCTTCCAATCCGGTAAAAATTTTCTCAGGCAGTTCCAGTCAATATCTAGCCCAAAAAATTGCCCGTTTCTACGGCAAAGATTTGGGAACCGTCACCGTGCAACGTTTTGCCGACGGTGAAATGTCCCCGAGTTTCGACGAATCCATTCGGGGTTGCGATGTATTTCTCATCCAGAGCACGTTCACACCAGCCGAAAACCTGATGGAACTGTTGCTGATGATCGACGCGGCCCGCCGGGCTTCCGCTCACTACGTAACCGTAGTGATTCCGTACTTCGGCTATTCTCGCCAGGACCGGAAAGACAAGCCACGGGTTTCTATCGGTTCCAAGCTGGTGGCGAACCTGCTGACAGCGGCCGGAGCTGATCGTCTGATTACGATGGATTTACACGCGGGGCAAATTCAGGGATTCTTCGATTTTCCGGTGGATCATCTGGAAGGGGCGTCCATTTTCGTTCCGTACATCCGCTCGAAAAACCTGGATAATCTGGTGTTTGCTTCTCCTGACGTGGGAGGCGTAGCCCGGACCCGGAAGTTCGCCAGTTTCTTCCCCGGCTCGAACCTGGTAATCGTGGATAAGTTCCGGAAGAAAGCCAACGAAATTGCTTCCATGCAATTAATTGGCGACGTGACGGACGCCAACGTTATTTTAGTCGATGATTTAATTGATACGGGAGGTACTATTTGCAAGGCAGCTCAGCTGTTACTCGACAAAGGAGCCAAATCCGTACGGGCCATCTGTTCTCACCCGGTGATGAGCGGAAAAGCTCACGATAATATTTACAACTCCGTACTCGAAGAGCTGATCGTTTCGGATACCATTCCTCAGAAACAGGACAACCCCAAAGTAACGGTATTGTCAGTGGCCGAGCTATTTGCCAAAGCCATTGGACGCATTCGTGATCACGAATCAATTAGTTCCCTTTTTATTCATTACTAA
- a CDS encoding RagB/SusD family nutrient uptake outer membrane protein, which yields MKSIIFVLSLLTFGLVACRDNLKEEPFSSLSEDQVFSDEDGLSKATLGVYQIWTSANYADVWSRFILSEAGQRYTTGGILGPGGDPYYRYGHLPSAGAFDAVWSRMYKVVYRANIVIDNARRAVTNDTLATPYIAEARFLRGYAYFNLVRDFGSVPLLLRQIVSLNDRDLIYAPKATTEEIYAAIVEDLTFAENNLPDQWTGENLGRVSAGTAKAMLGKVYLQMAGRPLNKTEYYQRAAEKLQEVVGAENEAKYNFGLMDDFRDVFSLENERNKELVLSFGYFINSSNPNGNIFPFNLFPRGLVNGDEQTGFGYTYDFYKLYEKADTRRDFTLVDRYVFRGVANGGAQPGDSIIYDPQTWHYRVKRTGEIFLQSNFECGVAYGKLARVARPEGSPAQGYSSDLIELRFSDVLLGLAEAYVETGKPAQALPLLNRVRSRAKATLVRASDVSSLRQAVRRERRLELTGEFTTVYDIRRWGTLKEEMDAITPRQIINSVLAPYSTKFEIYPIPQSQLDANPNLRQNDGW from the coding sequence ATGAAATCAATAATCTTTGTTTTAAGCTTGCTGACCTTCGGGCTGGTGGCCTGTCGGGATAACCTGAAAGAAGAACCCTTTTCGTCCCTGTCGGAAGACCAAGTGTTTAGTGACGAAGATGGACTCAGCAAGGCGACACTCGGCGTGTACCAAATCTGGACTTCGGCTAACTATGCAGACGTCTGGAGTCGCTTTATTCTGAGTGAAGCCGGACAACGGTACACCACGGGCGGTATTCTCGGCCCGGGTGGCGACCCTTACTATCGCTACGGACATTTACCTTCGGCTGGTGCTTTTGATGCTGTGTGGAGCCGTATGTACAAGGTAGTGTATCGGGCTAACATCGTGATCGATAATGCCCGTCGGGCGGTAACTAACGACACGCTGGCAACGCCCTACATCGCTGAGGCCCGCTTCTTACGCGGCTATGCGTACTTCAATCTGGTACGGGATTTCGGCAGCGTTCCCTTACTGTTGCGTCAGATTGTTTCGCTCAACGACCGGGACCTGATTTATGCTCCGAAGGCAACGACGGAAGAAATTTATGCCGCTATTGTTGAGGACCTGACGTTTGCAGAGAACAACCTGCCCGATCAGTGGACGGGTGAAAACCTGGGCCGCGTTTCGGCGGGTACGGCCAAGGCCATGTTGGGTAAAGTCTATTTGCAGATGGCGGGCCGACCCCTGAACAAAACGGAATACTACCAGCGGGCTGCCGAGAAATTACAGGAGGTTGTAGGAGCGGAAAACGAAGCAAAGTACAACTTCGGGCTCATGGATGATTTTCGGGACGTGTTCTCACTGGAGAATGAACGCAACAAGGAGCTGGTTCTGTCTTTCGGTTATTTCATCAATTCCTCGAATCCGAACGGGAACATCTTTCCATTTAATCTTTTTCCGCGAGGATTAGTGAATGGCGATGAGCAAACGGGTTTTGGCTACACCTACGATTTCTACAAACTTTACGAAAAAGCCGATACTCGGCGGGACTTTACGCTGGTCGATCGCTACGTATTTCGGGGTGTGGCGAATGGCGGTGCTCAACCGGGCGACAGCATCATTTATGACCCGCAAACCTGGCATTACCGGGTGAAACGTACGGGTGAAATTTTCCTGCAAAGCAATTTTGAATGTGGCGTGGCGTATGGAAAACTGGCCCGGGTCGCTCGCCCGGAAGGATCACCCGCCCAAGGCTACAGCTCGGATTTGATTGAACTGCGGTTCTCGGACGTACTGCTTGGTTTGGCGGAAGCCTACGTCGAAACAGGAAAACCCGCTCAGGCTTTGCCACTCTTAAACCGTGTACGAAGCCGGGCCAAAGCGACCTTAGTACGAGCCAGTGATGTGTCTTCCCTGAGGCAAGCGGTTCGTCGGGAACGACGACTGGAACTAACGGGAGAATTTACCACCGTCTACGACATCCGTCGTTGGGGAACGCTGAAGGAAGAAATGGACGCCATCACGCCCCGGCAGATCATCAACAGCGTACTGGCTCCGTACAGTACCAAGTTTGAAATTTATCCGATTCCGCAATCGCAACTGGATGCGAATCCCAATTTGCGACAGAACGATGGCTGGTAG
- a CDS encoding 50S ribosomal protein L25/general stress protein Ctc, with product MKKLEIVGFKRANLGKKESKDLRAEGLIPSVLYGGGEQIHFSAPTILFRDLLYTPDAYEVTLNIEGEIRKAILQDTQFHPVNDSLLHADFLEITDKPIKVNVPVKFVGNSPGVIKGGKLVQKLRKITLRGQAENIPDFVEVSIEGLDLGKSVRVAEVNVENVEILNARSLPIATIDIPRSLRGK from the coding sequence ATGAAAAAACTCGAGATTGTAGGGTTTAAAAGAGCGAATCTCGGCAAGAAAGAATCGAAAGATCTTCGGGCCGAAGGACTTATTCCATCGGTATTGTACGGAGGTGGCGAGCAAATTCACTTCTCTGCTCCTACCATTCTGTTCCGTGATCTTTTGTACACTCCCGATGCGTACGAAGTAACGTTGAACATCGAAGGTGAAATTCGCAAAGCCATTCTTCAGGACACGCAATTCCACCCCGTTAACGATTCACTGCTGCACGCTGACTTCTTGGAAATCACGGACAAGCCTATCAAGGTAAACGTTCCCGTGAAATTCGTAGGTAACTCTCCCGGGGTTATCAAAGGGGGTAAACTGGTTCAGAAACTCCGTAAAATTACGCTGCGTGGTCAGGCAGAAAACATTCCTGATTTCGTAGAAGTAAGCATCGAAGGACTTGACTTGGGTAAATCCGTACGGGTTGCCGAAGTAAACGTTGAAAACGTTGAAATCCTGAACGCGAGAAGTCTTCCTATCGCTACGATCGACATCCCTCGTTCACTGCGTGGAAAATAG
- a CDS encoding CocE/NonD family hydrolase gives MKHLRTLLVWLLPLLAQAQNADSTWYRNNYTKLEQYIPMRDGTRLFTSIYLPKDQSEKHPILMTRTPYSCAPYGADVYRPFYINHYKEYLKEGYIMVIQDVRGRWMSEGVFEDVRPFNPSKKAKTDVDEASDTYDTIDWLVKNLPNNNQKVGVFGISYPGFYSTMAALSNHPALKAASPQAPVTDWFLGDDFHHNGAFMLMDAFNFYVARGFGYPHPKPTSVGPKGMTLPTADSYDFFLRTGALPNFTKMAGDSVRFWNEMMQHPNMDGWWKARNVRNFADKVPAGIATLVVGGLFDAEDCFGAWTTYQAIEKKAKNDNKIIMGPWFHGQWAGRGSDGSSLGNVQFGSPTSTYYAEKVEVPFFNYYLKGKGSVASFKEATIFFTGENQWQTFDVWPPKGITETPLYLQANGKLSFKQPNAPGTFTEYVSDPAKPVPYAEGVKSSRTREYMTDDQRFAAIRPDVLVFKTDELTEDVTLAGTLLADLQVALSSTDADFVVKLIDVFPDDFQYTNKDSYIMNGYQMLVRGEVMRGRFRKSFEKPEAFVPNEVTQVKYTLPDVAHTFKKGHRIMVQIQSSWFPLVDRNPQKFVDIYQAKDSDFQKANIKVFHNSTAASQILLPILKK, from the coding sequence ATGAAACACCTTCGTACCTTACTGGTATGGCTGTTACCTCTGTTGGCTCAGGCTCAGAACGCCGATTCTACCTGGTACCGCAACAACTACACCAAACTGGAGCAGTACATTCCAATGCGAGACGGGACTCGCCTCTTCACTTCTATTTACCTGCCGAAAGATCAGTCCGAGAAACATCCCATCCTCATGACCCGGACGCCCTACTCCTGTGCCCCCTACGGTGCGGATGTGTATCGGCCTTTTTACATCAACCACTACAAAGAGTACCTGAAAGAAGGATACATCATGGTCATTCAGGACGTACGGGGTCGCTGGATGAGCGAGGGCGTCTTTGAGGATGTCCGGCCTTTTAATCCCAGCAAAAAAGCTAAAACCGACGTCGACGAAGCCAGTGATACCTACGACACCATCGATTGGCTCGTCAAAAACTTACCCAACAACAACCAGAAAGTAGGCGTATTTGGTATTTCGTATCCCGGCTTTTACTCCACAATGGCCGCCCTCAGCAATCATCCGGCCCTCAAGGCAGCCAGCCCGCAGGCTCCGGTAACGGATTGGTTCTTAGGTGACGATTTTCACCACAACGGAGCCTTTATGCTCATGGATGCCTTCAACTTTTACGTCGCCCGGGGCTTCGGTTATCCGCACCCTAAACCCACTAGCGTCGGACCGAAAGGCATGACCCTACCTACGGCCGATAGCTACGACTTTTTCCTGCGAACGGGAGCCTTGCCGAATTTCACAAAGATGGCTGGCGACAGCGTACGCTTCTGGAATGAAATGATGCAACATCCCAATATGGATGGCTGGTGGAAAGCCCGGAACGTTCGCAATTTCGCGGACAAAGTCCCCGCGGGCATTGCGACACTGGTCGTCGGAGGCTTGTTCGACGCCGAAGATTGCTTTGGTGCCTGGACCACCTATCAGGCCATCGAGAAGAAAGCCAAAAATGATAATAAAATCATCATGGGTCCTTGGTTCCACGGTCAGTGGGCAGGTCGCGGCAGCGATGGTTCTTCCCTGGGGAACGTACAGTTTGGTAGTCCTACCAGTACGTATTACGCCGAAAAAGTGGAAGTACCCTTCTTTAATTACTACCTGAAAGGCAAAGGTTCGGTTGCCTCCTTCAAAGAAGCTACGATTTTCTTTACCGGAGAAAACCAATGGCAAACCTTCGATGTATGGCCTCCCAAGGGGATTACCGAAACACCGCTATACCTGCAGGCGAATGGCAAACTGAGTTTTAAACAGCCGAACGCTCCCGGTACCTTTACTGAATACGTAAGTGATCCGGCGAAACCCGTTCCCTACGCAGAAGGGGTGAAAAGCTCCCGCACGCGGGAATACATGACGGACGATCAGCGATTCGCTGCCATTCGCCCCGATGTTTTGGTATTCAAGACGGATGAACTCACCGAAGATGTTACGCTGGCGGGTACGCTCCTGGCTGACTTACAAGTTGCTCTGAGCAGTACAGATGCTGATTTCGTGGTAAAACTCATCGACGTATTTCCCGACGATTTCCAGTACACCAATAAAGATTCCTACATCATGAATGGCTACCAGATGCTGGTACGCGGTGAAGTGATGCGGGGTCGTTTCCGGAAGAGTTTCGAGAAACCGGAAGCCTTTGTACCCAACGAAGTAACGCAGGTGAAATACACGTTACCCGACGTGGCTCATACCTTCAAAAAGGGCCACCGGATCATGGTACAGATTCAAAGTAGCTGGTTCCCGCTGGTGGATCGCAATCCGCAGAAGTTTGTAGACATTTATCAGGCCAAGGATTCTGACTTTCAAAAGGCAAACATCAAAGTATTTCATAACAGTACGGCTGCCAGTCAAATCCTGCTGCCGATCCTGAAGAAATAG